The DNA segment ATCATGCTCATTTACCTGAATAACGCTTGGGCTGAGCGTCAGGCCAGTGGCGAAACCACACGAGCAGCGCTGCTCGGCGCAATCCGTGAGGGTGCGGTGCAGCGCATCAGACCCAAGGCAATGACCGTGGCGGTCATCGTTGCAGGCCTGCTGCCCATCCTCTGGAGCAGCGGTACCGGCAGCGAGGTCATGAGTCGCATCGCGGTGCCCGTGGTCGGCGGCATGCTAACCGCTCCGTTGCTCTCCCTGTTTGTAATACCTGCGGCGTACTGGCTGATCCGTCGCCGCGAACTTACTGTCACTACCCCCACCCCCTCAGGAGAAAACCAATGAAAAAGCTAATCGTCATCGCAGCCCTGGTCACAGCTTTCGCCGCCAGTGTGCATGCCCAGGACATGGATGGTATGGACATGAAGAACATGCCAGCTTCCGCCGAAGGAGGCCAAGGCACCCAGGCGGCACCCACCGCGCATGCTGAAGGGGCAATAAAGGCGCTGGATCCTCAAAGCGGAAAAATCACATTGGCCCACGGCCCGGTAGCAGAGCTCAAATGGCCGGCGATGACCATGGGTTTCCATGCTGAGCCTGCACAGCTGAAGGGCTTGAACGTAGGAGACAAGGTGAAATTTGGGTTCCGTATGGAAGGAAGCGTCGCGAAGATCGTGAGCATTCATAAGCAGTGATGTTCAAGCCTTAAATGATCGGGCACGCCTTCACACCGAGAGGATTCGGACAAGCTTACAGAAATGTCATCAATCTTCAGGACCCCGTCAGGTCGAACGCTACGTACCGTCATGAGACGGTGCACTGGCATCAAATCGACCCGATACCGGAGATATGACCATGAACAGTCGCTTTGAAGAATGCATCTCGGAATGCCTGCGCTGTGCGCTGGCCTGTGAAGGCTGTGCGTCAGCCTGCCTACAAGAACAAGATGTAAAAATGATGGCTGACTGCATCAAGCTGGACAGAGATTGCGCAGATATGTGCAACCTTGCGGCTACCTTGATGGCACGAGAAAGCATGCTAGCCAAAGAGCTTTGTGCCCTATGCGCCAAAATTTGCCGGGCCTGCGGGGAGGAGTGCGGTAAGCATAAGGCAGACCACTGTCAGCAATGCGCCCAGGCCTGCATGACCTGCGCAGAATCCTGCGAAGCAATGGCTGCGTAAGCGAATTTCGCCAAACCTCCGTCTGCTTTCCATGCGCCTGATTAAGGATTTGGGTACGTCGATAATCGTCGTGCTTAGGGAGGCGGGTAGACCGCTGATGGACATGCGCTCTGGCAGAGCCTAGCTTGGGCAGCTAGCAAACCAGAGGCGCTGCGATCTGATAGCAAAGAAGCCCGCCTCAGCGGCGGGCTATCAGATGTCTCCAAGGGGAGGCTGTAGGCCAACAAGTCTCGGAGCAAGCACTTGTAGGATACGCCTGTTGGCTCACGCCCACCAGCCAGCTTCGGCGGAAGCGAATGGTCCTACGTTCTGACGGCCGGCATTGGAAGCGGCTTGGTGATGGCCACGTCGATTTGCAGGGCGATCCGCCAAGACAAAGCCGGCTGATTATCCCCAAGCGGTATACCCTCAGGAAGAGTCAAAGGCAAAGCTAGGGATGAATCTAGCGGGTACCCACATTTGAGGGCAGAATCACCAGCTTCGCCTACAGTGCATTGGGTTGAGGGGAAAGGTGTGGGAGCAGAGCTAGATCGGGTAAAGGAT comes from the Pseudomonas sp. StFLB209 genome and includes:
- a CDS encoding four-helix bundle copper-binding protein produces the protein MNSRFEECISECLRCALACEGCASACLQEQDVKMMADCIKLDRDCADMCNLAATLMARESMLAKELCALCAKICRACGEECGKHKADHCQQCAQACMTCAESCEAMAA
- a CDS encoding copper-binding protein is translated as MKKLIVIAALVTAFAASVHAQDMDGMDMKNMPASAEGGQGTQAAPTAHAEGAIKALDPQSGKITLAHGPVAELKWPAMTMGFHAEPAQLKGLNVGDKVKFGFRMEGSVAKIVSIHKQ